Within the Spirochaetales bacterium genome, the region ACCGCGGAAACGAAAAGCAAGGATATCGAAATCAAGGCAAGCCGGAATATGACGATAAAGGGCTCCACGGTAAAAATAAACTAACGGTAAAATAAAACGTTTATTGAACGATTGTGGATAAAAACAATGTATCGATCGTGTCTCTTTCAAATTTTTTTTCGTTCAGTATAATGACCTCATGATCGGTTTCCAGACAATATTCCATTATTTCCTTTTTCCTGAATGCATATGAAAAAACATATTCTTTATTGTCAAGGAAACCCATCTCGGCCCCATAATAAATTTCCGTTTCAAACATCCTTTCATTGCCGGTAACATTTTTTGGTATCGATATCATATAAAGCGTAAGCGTATCGCTCCCGCCGGATTCATTATAATCCGGAATGGTAGCGGTTATCGTTTTAAGAATAATATCCATAATTTTATGTTTATTATCCGGTCTGTTTTCAATTTTATATTCAACGATTTTTTTATACTTTTCATATTGATCAACACAAATGAAATTATCGTTTTCGTTGTAATAACAGTCAAACCATTTTTCACCGGTCTCATGTTCGAAAAATGAATAATATTCCTGTACCGTCTTAAATAATGAAAAGAAATTGGAAAGATCGTTCATACCGTTCATCTCCTGCTGCGGAGACCAGGAAATCCGAAGCGAGTATTCATTAATGGCAATACTGCACTCATATCCGCTGCTTGCGCAAGTAATTACCGCAACAAGACAAACTGCCATAATCAGTATTGTTTTCTTCATACGCTTAATCCTTTTCCGGTTTACCCGATAACGGCGGCGGCCATGTGTAATGAACCTTGTGTTCTCTACCATTCCAGTAACGGTATCGTTCCTGTGTAATACCCTCTGTTCCCTGGTTTATCTTGATTTCATATTTTGTTTCGAGTATTTTGTACAGTTTATCAAAATCGAAATTCCATGGATCATTATGTCCAGAATCAGGCACAGTGATTCCCCTGTCCACTTCCCTATGCGGAATAATTATCAGTTTCCTTTTGTTTGTGTAGGTCACTTTAGCATATATTTCGGCAAGTTTATTATACATCGCTTCAGGGGGACCTTCCGCCGGATTATGAGTATTGTAGGGGATATCTTTCACCTTACTGTAATAACATTGTTCAACATGAATCATTTGACCTTTCAGAAATTTATTTTTTATCGTCTCCTGTTTCGTTCCGGTCGCCACTTCATTGAATTTGACAAGCCATACGAGTTTGCAGTTATTCAATATATACAGATGGCATCTCCATTTTTGACCGGCTGCTTTCCAGCCATTGATTGTCGATTCCGTCAGGTTTTGGCTGTTCCCTCCCGCCTGATGCACGACAAAGTATTTGACTTTATCCGGTATTTTATAAT harbors:
- a CDS encoding N-acetylmuramoyl-L-alanine amidase; protein product: MGITLTYHIGFYFTLKSENGKFMSFYNSASKNGAEKIWVATIAQDYFFKEIGTDLQSLHLFTAGWDLAKPSLETSQKEIDNWELLYGGGLEIGEYCAICIPGYNYESNSADTSFSVVKKIAAEYPEITHGMSITDYAELVQTLFILRHGKYPQESSAPVHYYLPGGQITRTENSSSPTPQNTNPETEKPVDNDYKIPDKVKYFVVHQAGGNSQNLTESTINGWKAAGQKWRCHLYILNNCKLVWLVKFNEVATGTKQETIKNKFLKGQMIHVEQCYYSKVKDIPYNTHNPAEGPPEAMYNKLAEIYAKVTYTNKRKLIIIPHREVDRGITVPDSGHNDPWNFDFDKLYKILETKYEIKINQGTEGITQERYRYWNGREHKVHYTWPPPLSGKPEKD